The stretch of DNA GATGACCCATTTGAAGTGAGAAACAGCCAGTTTATAGGAAACATGGCATTTGGCAGTGGTGCTATTTATCTTCTCCGTAGCGGCACCCCTCCGCTTGCTTTGATTGAGCATAATCAGTTCATAGGAAATACTGCGTCTGCCCATGGCAGTGTGATAGAAGTGATATTTTCTGCTGCTACCATCAACGCCAATCTGATTGCCAATAATACTGGACCTTCTGCGATTGAGGTGACATCCTGGCATGATGTGAAAATTACCAATAACTTTATATACTGGAATACCATGGGCAGTACAAACTTCAGCGCCATCAAAAATACCATGGTTAATACCGAAGTCATTAATAATACGATTGTTAACGCTAAAACAGGGATCAATGCTGGTAGCGCAAACATGACCATCACGAATAACATTTTCTCTGGCTGCTATGAGAGCATCATCGCTGCTGGTGAAGACAACTTGACCGGCACCAACAACCTCTTTTATAACAATGCCAAGGATGATTTCCCGCTTGACAACCCGATCACCGGTCAGGATCCTTTATTTGTGAATGCAGCGATGCAAAATTATCACCTTAAAAAAGGCTCCCCTGCGATCGACGCCGGAGCGGTTGTAGCACTGACGGATGACTTTGACGGCGACGAACGCCCAATGGGTGATGGGTACGACATCGGTGCTGATGAATTTGATCCTGATAAATTGGACTTGACAGTGATCATCAAACCGGATGGAGCAGGTGAGGTGCAGGCTGATCCTCCGAGACCCTATCACAAAGGCAACAATGTCACGCTGACCGCTGTGCCGAATGCTGGCTGGGTGTTTCGCAACTGGGAGGTCGAAGTTGAAGGAGACACCGCGTATAAAGTCTTTGACAGCGAAATGGAGATCACAATGACGGACAACACGACGGTTACCGCTCAATTTGTCAAGGAATACCAGCTAACAGTGCGTGTTGACCCGGATGAAGCAGGATCAATTGATATCGATCATCCTGGCCCGTATTATGCGGATCAAGAGGTCATGTTGACCGCTGTGCCGAATGCAGGCTGGAGCTTCTCTCACTGGAGCGGTAATGCATCGGGAGATGAAAATCCGCTGGAGGTCACGATTACCGGCGACACTAAAGTTACTGCGCACTTCAAGCGGGATAGCTTTGAAATCTTCTTACCACTGATCCGACGGTAGTCACGAAAACAGCCAACAGGGTGCGCAAAAAGACCATGCGCGCCCTGTGATTTAACGCAATGATGGACATGCTGCGAGATGCGTGGTTGATACGACATCGGTGCTGACGAATTTAGGAATTTTTTTATCACCTTCCTCCCGCTGATTCTTAAATAGGCGCGCTGAAGGGTTTCGTATTCGAAATTCAACTACTGCCTTTCTTCTCATTGAGCCCCCGGGTCTTAACTAAAAGCAACAGTTTAAAACACCGGGGGCTTCAATAATTGTGGTTGTTTCCGGTCGCAGATGACGATCGCCAGGTGGGAAATAAAAACATACTTCTTTAATCTCAAGTGAAAAATGAGCCTTGAAAAGAAAAAATTATTGTATAATAGAGTTAACAATGCCAACAATAGCAGAAAGTTGAAGGTGAAAAATGAAACGAAAGCACTCGCTGTTCTTGTGTTTTGTTTTACTGCTCCTGGCCTTTCCGGTGATCAAGCCCAATGTCAGAGCCCAGGGGACACATATTTTTGTCAGTCCAGAGGGCGCGGGAACGGACTGCTCGCAGGAAGCGCCGTGCAGCGCGGCAACCGGGTTGGGCAAAGCGGATGATGGGGATACGCTTTATTTTGAAAAAGGAACCTACAAAGGAACGACAGACCCAATTTTCACGCTTACCAAAGCGGTATCCTTAATTGGCGGGTGGGATGGTTCAACAACGATCCCTTACACAATCAATCCCAGGCTGTATGAAACCGTCATCGACGGGGGAAATATGCGCCGGTTGCTTGAAATCGATTTCATCAGTAATAAGGTGATTCTAATTTCAGGGATTACATTCAGAAATGGGAAGGCCCCGGGTGGGCTCGACTTTAAAGGAGGGGCAATTCTGGTGAAAGACGGTGGCACCAGGATTGAATCCTGTCGCTTCGAGAACAACTCTGCTCAATCGTACGGCGGTGCGATATTTGTGGAATCAGATGACCGGTTTGAAGTGAAGTTCAATAAATTTGAAGGAAATCATGCAGGCTATGGTGGTGGCGTACTGTATATTTCCCGTAAAACCGATTCACCGGATGCTGCCTTGATTGAACGGAACCAGCTCATCGAAAATTCTACGTTTCAAGATGGCTTGATTGAGGTGGAACGTTCTGAAACGATCATCAATGCCAATCTGATTGAAAATACTGAGGCTGTTGATGGCATTTTGATAAGAAGTAATCAAAAGGTAAAAATCACCAATAATATTATTTACTGGACGCACCTGCCTGTTGACAGCTTCAGCGCTATCTCGGTTTATTATGAAGAAGGTGATCCCACTGAGATCATTCACAACACAATTATTAATGCTCGTTGGGGAATAAAACAAGAATATGACGCAAAAATGGTCCTGACGAATAATATTATCTATGGCTGCACGACAAGCATTGATCTTACAAAAGGTATCAACTTGAGCGGTAGTCATAACCTGTTTTATAACAACCAGGCAGATCCTTTCACATTGGTCAACCCGATCACCGATCAGGATCCCTTATTTGTGAATGCAGCGATGCAAAATTATCACCTTAAAAAAGGCTCCCCTGCGATCGACACCGGAGCGGTTGTTTCACTGACTGATGACTTTGACGGCGACGAACGCCCAATGGGTGATGGGTACGACATCGGTGCTGATGAATTTGATCCTGATAAATTGGACTTGACAGTGAGCATCAAACCGGATGGAGCAGGTGAGGTGCAGGCTGATCCTCCGAGACCCTATCACAAAGGCAACAATGTCACGCTGACCGCTGTGCCGAATGCTGGCTGGGTGTTTCGCAACTGGGAGGTCGAAGTTGAAGGAGACACCGCGTATAAAGTCTTTGACAGCGAAATGGAGATCACAATGACGGACAACACGACGGTTACCGCTCAATTTGTCAAGGAATACCAGCTAACAGTGCGTGTTGACCCGGATGAAGCAGGATCAATTGATATCGATCATCCTGGCCCGTATTATGCGGATCAAGAGGTCATGTTGACCGCTGTGCCGAATGCAGGCTGGAGCTTCTCTCACTGGAGCGGTAATGCATCGGGAGATGAAAATCCGCTGGAGGTCACGATTACCGGCGACACTAAAGTTACTGCGCACTTCAAGCGGGATAGCTTTGAAATCTTCTTACCACTGATCCGACGGTAGTCACGAAAACAGCCAACAGGGTGCGCAAAAAGACCATGCGCGCCCTGTGATTTAACGCAATGATGGACATGCTGCGAGATGCGTGGTTGATACGACATCGGTGCTGACGAATTTAGGAATTTTTTTATCACCTTCCTCCCGCTGATTCTTAAATAGGCGTGGTGAAGAGCTTCGTATTCGAAATTCAACTACCACCATTATTCTCATTGAGCCCCCGGGTCTTAACTAAAAGCAACAGTTTAAAACACCGGGGGCTTCAACAATTGTGGTTGTTTCCGGTCGCAGATGACGATCGCCAGGTGGGAAATAAAAACATACTTCTTTAATCTCAAGTGAAAAATGAGCCTTGAAAAGAAAAAATTATTGTATAATAGAGTTAACAATGCCAACAATAGCAGAAAGTTGAAGGTGAAAAATGAAACGAAAGCACTCGCTGTTCTTGTGTTTTGTTTTACTGCTCCTGGCATTTCCGGCGTCGAAGCCCAATGTCAGAGCCCAGGGCACACATATTTTTGTCAGTCCAGAGGGCGCGGGAACGGACTGCTCGCAGGAAGCGCCGTGCAGCGCGGCAACCGGGTTGGGCAAAGCGGATGATGGGGATACGCTTTATTTTGAAAAAGGAACCTACAAAGGAACGACAGACCCAATTTTCACGCTTACCAAAGCGGTATCCTTAATTGGCGGGTGGGATGGTTCAACAACGATCCCTTACACAATCAATCCCAGGCTGTATGAAACCATCATCGACGGAGAAAATGTGCGCCAGTTGGTGCAAATCGATACCAGCAGCCCTGAGGTGATGCAAGTATCCGGCATCACATTCAAGAATGGGGGAGCCATGGATAGCATCGTCATTAGAGGGGGAGCCATTTGGGTGAAGGATGGTGGCATCTTGATTGATTCGTGTCGCTTCGAAAACAATAAGGCTTCAGCGTATGGGGGTGCAATTTATGTAGGATCCGATGACCGCTTTGAAGTGAAAAACTGCCAGTTTATAGGAAATTCAGTTACCCATGGTGGTGGTGCGATTAATATTACACGTCTTGGTGCCTCCGATGTTGCTTTGATTGAGGATAACGAGTTTAAAAATAATTCTGCGGACTATGGCAGCGCCATTGAAATTGGTAAATCCTCGGTTACCTTCAACGCTAACCTGATCGCCAATAATACGGCGAGTTCTGCTATCCTGGTGACCAGTCCTGCTAAGGTGCGCATCACCAACAATATCATTTTCTGGGACATCCTGGGCAATAAAAATTACAGCGCTATCGTTGATTATTATGAGGCGGGTGAAATCACCGAGGTGATTAATAACACCATTGTGAATGCGGGCCGAGGAATAACAGAAAATTATAATCCAAAAATGACCCTCACGAATAACATTTTCTATGGTTGCTATGAGAGCATCAACGTCACTGGTGAGCATAATTTGAGCGGCACCAACAACCTTTTTTACGGCAATACCATTAATACTTTTCTGCTCGACAATCCGATCACCGATCAGGACCCTTTATTTAAGAATGCAGCGATGCAAAATTATCACCTTAAAGAAGACTCCCCGGCGATCGATGCCGGTGCGGTTGTGGCGCTGACGGATGATTTTGACGGCGACGAACGCCCACTGGATGGTGGGTACGACATCGGCGCTGACGAGTTTAAGGAGGGTTTTATGATCTTCCTCCCGTTGATTCTCCGCTGAGACCAGCCCTGGATCCTGTTGACGATCATGCCGTGTCAAAGGACTGAAACGCTGGTAAAATCAGTCTGAAAACTTGACTAAACGAAACGGGAGACATCATGCGTAAATTTTTTGTTGCAGGCAACTGGAAGATGAACAAGACCATCGCCGAGGCGCAGGCTTTGATGGAGGCGATGCTGCCTCAACTGGCAGGAATTGACAACGTCGATATCGGTGTGGCGCCGCCTTACCTGGCGCTGCCCGCCATGGTGGAGCGATGCAGAGGCGCCGGGGTTAAAGTCGGCGCCCAAAACCTGTTCTGGGAAGCCTCTGGCGCCTATACCGGCGAAGTAGCAGCGCCTATGGTGGCTGAGATCTGCGAATTTGTTATCGTCGGACATTCCGAACGGCGCAAATTCTTTGGCGAAACCGATGAAACCGTCAATCAGCGCCTAAAAGCCGCTTTGGCTGCAGGATTGGAAGTGATTGTGTGCGTCGGGGAGACACTGGAGGAAAATGAAGCCGGATTAACTGCCGCGGTGGTCACCCGGCAGTTGACCGAAGGCCTGGCGGGTATTACTGAAGCGCAGGCAGCGAAAATCACGATTGCCTACGAGCCGGTCTGGGCAATCGGCACCGGACGTGCTGCCACACCGGAAGATGCCAACCGTGTGCACAGAGACGTTATCCGTCCGCTGCTCAGGCAGCAGTTTGGCGATGCACGCGCCGAGCAGATGCGCATCCAGTACGGCGGATCCGTCACCCCCGATAACGCCGCCGAGCTGTTCGCCATGTCGGATATCGACGGTGCCCTGGTGGGCGGCGCCAGCCTCAAAGCGGAATCCTTCATCGCCATCGTCAAAGCCGCCTCGCTGGTGGCGATTATTGAGCAAGAAACTAAGAAATAAAAGCGGTTTCAATGCTGATGGTGCAGGGTTGACCGTGCAGGTCAGCCCTGTATTTTAATTCTGAAGTTCAATTAAGTGCCGAACAGGCGGTCACCGGCATCACCCAGACCGGGAACGATGTAGCCGTTTGCATCCAGGTGATCGTCCACTGCGGCGACGTGGATGGGTACATCGGGATGGGCGGTCTGCAGGCGCTGAATGCCCTCCGGTGCGGCGATCAAGCCGACATATTTAATCTTGCTAACGCCCCAGTTTTTGAGGATATCCACACAAGCCACGGCTGAGCCGCCCGTAGCCAGCATGGGGTCGAGGATCAGGCACACCCCCACGGTGGGATGCACCGGCAGCTTGTTGTAGTAGGCAACGGGTTTGAGTGTGCGCTCGTCACGGTACATGCCGATGTGCCACACCTCAGCCGAAGGCATCAGCTCCCACACACCTTCAACCATCCCCAGACCGGCGCGCAGGATCGGGATCAGGCCGATTTTTTCGGCTAAGTCTTCGCCCTGGGCGGCAGCCAAGGGGGTTTGTACCTGTACAGGGTGGGTGGTCAGGTCGGCGGTGGCTTCGTAGATCAGCAACGCGGACAGCTCGCGTACCAGCTCGCGGAATTTCTTGGGTTCGGTGCGTTGATCGCGCAATTTGGTCAGTTTGTGTTTGACCAGGGGGTGGGTGGAGGGGAATACGTTGTGCATGGTGCCTCGTTTTTTTGTGAATGATCGGATTGAGAAAAGGTTTCGCACATATCGGGCAGGAACAGGCGGAATCACGCTCATTGGCGTCGCTTTGCAGGCGGTGTCGCATACGCATGGCGGCTATAAATGAAGATCAGCAGCCAAGCTGCCCATAACAGCGTGGTGAGGGTAATCCACATATGAAAGGGGCCCAGGGCCCGGCGCAGGCGCAGGAACATCGCGCCCCCAAAGCTGAGCCAGGAGGCACCCTGCAACAGCATCGCAGCCCAGAAGCCAGCCCGGCTGCCCTGGGGTGCCAGTTGCAGCCATTTGATTCCTGCCAGGGGAAACAGCGTAACGATTGCGGTCAACACAACGGCAAAACTCATCAACCACAGGGTCAGTTCGGTCCCATTTTCAATATGGGTCAGCGAACTGCCGATGAGGTACAGCAAAAAAGCCAGGCAGTAGATCATTTCTGCAATGTGCAGGGAGTTGCGTTTCACACTCATCATACCTCCTTACGAGCGACGATCAAAAAGCGGTGGGCCGTGGTGACAAAGGCGCCGCGGGATTCGATAAAATTGTGCAGGCGGATCAGTTGCTCCTGGTAGCGCTCAACGCTGAACCCCTCCACCTGCCAGGGGACTGCCTTGAGATAATACACCAGGGCGCCGATATCGGTAAATTGGGTCTTTAAAGCTGCGCTATCAGCCCGCTCGACGGTGAAGCCCGCGTCCTCCAGATCGGTGGCGGCGCCATACAGGCTCCAACCCGTAAAGGGGAAGGAAACACAATCCTCCAGTGCCTGGTTAATCTCCAGGTTATCCAGCCCTCCCACCTGCTGGGTGATAAAAACCCCACCGGGTTTGAGCAAACGGTAAACCTCAGCCGGGCTGTAGCTCTCGTGGCGATTGATGACCCGGTCAAAAAAACGGCTGGTGAAGGGCAGGGGGGCGCCTTCTGTGGTGAGATGCACCTGTACGCCCAGCGACTCCAGCCTTGACCGACCGATAACCTGGTTGGGAGGGTAGGATTCGGTGGCATGGGTCTCGGGCGGCAATGCCGGCAGGGAAGCGAGGAACTCGCCGCCGCCAGTGCCCATGTCGAGCAGGCTGGTGACACCCTCCAGGTGCTCCAGAACCAGGGCTTTGTAATCCCAGGGCGGGTCGTCTTCGAGCATGCGCCCGGAGAGCCAGGTGAAATCCCAACCCGAAAAAGTTGCTGAGCAGGCTGCTTCGATCAGCGCCTGGAAACGGGAGGGGTTGATGATTTGCATCGGTCGACTTTCACTCTGCGAGTCGCGGACCGGTCTGGTCCTTATTCCACTGACCAGGCCACACGGCAATGACAATCGCCAGGATGGCTGCAATCAGCCCCAGAACACCCAGCAGCCCGGCGATCAGCGCGGCGTGCTGGAAGATTGCGGTCAGCAGCAAGCCGATCAGGGTCAGCAGGAACAGACCGCCTCCGATAGAGCCAATGATCCCTGCGATTTTGTGACCTCGCTGGCGGGAGGCCAGGCGTGGCCCCTGGATTGCTCCGGTTACAGCGTTGACGATCAGCATCTGGGGCTGACCTGCATCATCGTGATAGTGGGTGGCGTACAGCGGTAAAAAGAACTCGGTCCAGTTCTGGTTGGCAAAATCGGCTTTAAGGTTGAACTCTCGGGTGTGTTGAGCGCCGGCTGCTGTCTGACAGAGTTCCGCCAGGGGGCGACCAAAATTGGGGCGGGCCATGGGCCAGGCAGCCTCGGGGGCTAAGTCGGGCAGTTCCAGGAAGGCGCTTCCCAGCAGGTCTGGGTTAAAATCAACCCCGGCCTCCATGGGATAGGCGCCGGTCATTTTCAACCGGTTTTCGTGTTCCTCCAGGGCGGGTGTGATCACGTTGTTCACCCGGGTGTTCACCTGGCCGATGCGCGGTTCCCAGCAGATTCGGGTTTCTATCTGTTTGCGCGATTGCCAACCGCCCTGTACATAGGTCTCCCGCGCGGATTCCACCTGGTAATCAAACCCCGCTTCCATCTGCCAGTGGCCGTTCACGTCGGCATCCACCAGCCACAGCGGCCAGAACACCGGGCGAGTGTTCTTCATCAGGGTTTCAGGATTGAGTTCCTCGGGTTTGATCCACACCGGCGAGATAAAGCGCTGGTAAATTGACGGCAGCTCAGCCCTGGGAACTTTGAAGGGCAACATCCGTTCGGGGTCGGCGCGACGGGCATAGGCTGGCTGAGGTTCCAGGGCGCCGCGTAGGCACAGGGGGCAGACCGCGTTGAGTTCACCGGATCTAACCAGGAAAACGCGCCGGCAGTGACTGCAGCCAGCGGGCTGGCGGTCTGTTTGCCAGAGGGTTTGACCTTCCGGGATAATTTCTGGGGCGGGCATCGAACGCTCCATCAGGGAACCTCCGATTTTTGTGCATACTGGTAAATAATAAAGCCGATGATGATCCCGATGGTGAACAGGATGATCCCGATAGTGATCAGCACAATGCCTGCGCCGCCCACCAGGGTGAGGGGCAGGCCGATCAGCGTCAGGAGGGCGCCGGGAGCCAAACTTATGGCGATAGCCAGCCAGACTTTCCACCAGGCGACCGGCTTGGAACCGGCGATGGCGCCAGTTTGACCATTGATCATCACCTGGTAGACCTTATGATCATAGCGGTACGCCGCCAGGTAAACCGGCAGCAGGATATACCGCCAGGTTTCATCGCTGAAAACTGCGTTCATGCTGAAGTTCCGTACCTGGCTGGTGGGAATCTGTCGATAGCAGGCGTTTTTTGCCTCCTCGCGGATGGCTTTTTTCCCAGTCTCCCAGGCTTCGGGCAGGGTGGTCTCATAAGCCTTGGCTTGCCATCCGGCCAAAAAGTCGGGTGCATAGGTGACCAGGTCCTTCATATTAAAAGGGTACAACTTGTTCAAGATGCGGTGGCTGAGGCGTTTTGGCGCACTGCCCGACACCAGGAAATCGTTGACATCCAGGCGCGCCTGTCCGTCCTCCCATTTCCACACGGTGCGGGTGCGAGTCTCCCAGCGCTTCTGGCTGGCGTTATAGTGCCGGTAAGTCTGTTGATAGCCAACCTGGGCGCGCCAATCGGCTTTTACATGGGCATTGAATACCCAGAAGGGAAGGTAGATACCGTAGAATCGGTGCAGGATGGTCTCACCGGCCAGTTCAGGCGGATGGCACCAGCCTTTTCCCAACCAGTCTTTCGCCAGGGAAAGGGTTTTTTCTGGCGGGATTTTAAAGGGGATCAGGTATCGGGGACGCAGGGTTTCTTCCGGGATGGTGATGATGTTGACCTGGTTTGAGGCGCAAAAGGCGCAGGTGGTGGAGATGGTGTCTGGCGCAATCGAAAATTCTGCACCGCAAGCATCACAGTGCAGCACCTGACGCTGCACGCCCCAACCCTGCCTGGCCTGGGAAAGGGTCTCCAGGGTGAATTCAAAATCCGGTGATGCTTTGCCAACCCGCTGCGCTGAGATGGGGGCAATGTAACCGCAGTATTCACAGGAAATGCCGCCAGCCGAGACATCATAAACAGTGGAAGCGCCGCAATTGGGGCAGGCAAAACTGCGCGCCAGGTCAATTTCAGTTTTTTTGGGTTGGGGAGCATAGACACTCACCCCGAAAACCCGGGATTCAACCTGTTGGTAGCCTGCTGGGGGCGAAAACCCGCTATTTTGATTTTGCTCAGCGCTCATAATCGGTCCTTCTTGGGATACCTGTGTAGCATATCATGTATTTTAACGCATATCTGCATCAGCCACGATGGTAACAATGGAGAACTTATGTTGAGCTTGAAAAGTCTCGATAACCGGAAGGAGGATTTTGGTTTCAACTTCATTGCCCTCCAAGCGATGTTATCCTGATGGAAAGCCATTTCATTTGACTGGCAGAACCATTATGATCCGAGGTTCCCATAAACCGTAAATATTCCCACATAAATGGCATAAATAGGATCGAATGATAAACTCAGGTCAAAGAAGGAAGCCCACCCTTTATCCCGGGAGAAAGAAAGAATTCGGCATTTGGCCGAATTCTATTCGCATTTCTCCGAAAAAAAGTAACTAAAAAGATGATTCAGGGAGTCATCCCGCTTAATGACCAAGGACCATAAATCGAGCTGGACATCGCATCAAGAATCAATTGATCTGCCTGTTCTTCTGTCATATCCGATGGTAAAACCAGGTGGGTATACCAAAAACCAGGTCCAGCGCAGTTGAAATCTAATCCGGGATAAGCTGCACGTAATATTGTTTGTGCCCTGGCACAATTTTCAGCTTGATGGACCTCTGGTGGCAGTTCCACTTTTCCAATTGATAATTGATACGTTGATCCTGAAGCAATCGAAACCGGAAAACTAAAACTGAAACATTTATTTGCAGTCGTTGCACCAATTGGATCAATTCGGCTGGCAACAGGAGCGTATTGTTGGTGGTTAACCAAAAGCAACACATTCTCGGGGTACCATTGACGTTCATCAGGAAGCTGCATACAAAAATCGACTTTAAATTCTGAATGATCCATATAAGCAGATAAAAGTTGGGCGCTCACTCCATACTCGCCTGATGTTGATACTGGAATGTTTCCGACGGTAATTGTTACCCAAATCTGGCTATTGAGCACAGACAAGCCAGCTCCATCCCGAAGTTCGTAATAAACTGTATATTGGCCGTCTTGCTGAGGAGCAACCAGGTCGACCTTGATTTCGATTGTCTCTCCAGGTTTTACTTCTTGAGCAAGTGGAATATGCTCCGGACTGCCAAGAGATTCATTAACTGGAGTTGAAGCCGTCCTTACCAATTTAAAACT from Brevefilum fermentans encodes:
- a CDS encoding InlB B-repeat-containing protein, which encodes MKRKHSLFLCFVLLLLAFPVIKPNVRAQGTHIFVSPEGAGTDCSQEAPCSAATGLGKADDGDTLYFEKGTYKGTTDPIFTLTKAVSLIGGWDGSTTIPYTINPRLYETVIDGGNMRRLLEIDFISNKVILISGITFRNGKAPGGLDFKGGAILVKDGGTRIESCRFENNSAQSYGGAIFVESDDRFEVKFNKFEGNHAGYGGGVLYISRKTDSPDAALIERNQLIENSTFQDGLIEVERSETIINANLIENTEAVDGILIRSNQKVKITNNIIYWTHLPVDSFSAISVYYEEGDPTEIIHNTIINARWGIKQEYDAKMVLTNNIIYGCTTSIDLTKGINLSGSHNLFYNNQADPFTLVNPITDQDPLFVNAAMQNYHLKKGSPAIDTGAVVSLTDDFDGDERPMGDGYDIGADEFDPDKLDLTVSIKPDGAGEVQADPPRPYHKGNNVTLTAVPNAGWVFRNWEVEVEGDTAYKVFDSEMEITMTDNTTVTAQFVKEYQLTVRVDPDEAGSIDIDHPGPYYADQEVMLTAVPNAGWSFSHWSGNASGDENPLEVTITGDTKVTAHFKRDSFEIFLPLIRR
- a CDS encoding TFIIB-type zinc ribbon-containing protein; the protein is MSAEQNQNSGFSPPAGYQQVESRVFGVSVYAPQPKKTEIDLARSFACPNCGASTVYDVSAGGISCEYCGYIAPISAQRVGKASPDFEFTLETLSQARQGWGVQRQVLHCDACGAEFSIAPDTISTTCAFCASNQVNIITIPEETLRPRYLIPFKIPPEKTLSLAKDWLGKGWCHPPELAGETILHRFYGIYLPFWVFNAHVKADWRAQVGYQQTYRHYNASQKRWETRTRTVWKWEDGQARLDVNDFLVSGSAPKRLSHRILNKLYPFNMKDLVTYAPDFLAGWQAKAYETTLPEAWETGKKAIREEAKNACYRQIPTSQVRNFSMNAVFSDETWRYILLPVYLAAYRYDHKVYQVMINGQTGAIAGSKPVAWWKVWLAIAISLAPGALLTLIGLPLTLVGGAGIVLITIGIILFTIGIIIGFIIYQYAQKSEVP
- a CDS encoding InlB B-repeat-containing protein, which translates into the protein MKRINLLLVCLVVMLLAFPVIKPNVSAQGTHIFVSPTGAGTDCSQAAPCKAATGLSKADDGDTLYFKYGTYKGTMGDDPIFMVTEAVSFIGGWDGSEAFPYTIDPMKYKTIIDGENEHQLMQIDTSSTEVIHISGITFKNGDTVSLAAGSIGGAILVKDGGVFIDSCRFENNHATTYGGALYVISDDPFEVRNSQFIGNMAFGSGAIYLLRSGTPPLALIEHNQFIGNTASAHGSVIEVIFSAATINANLIANNTGPSAIEVTSWHDVKITNNFIYWNTMGSTNFSAIKNTMVNTEVINNTIVNAKTGINAGSANMTITNNIFSGCYESIIAAGEDNLTGTNNLFYNNAKDDFPLDNPITGQDPLFVNAAMQNYHLKKGSPAIDAGAVVALTDDFDGDERPMGDGYDIGADEFDPDKLDLTVIIKPDGAGEVQADPPRPYHKGNNVTLTAVPNAGWVFRNWEVEVEGDTAYKVFDSEMEITMTDNTTVTAQFVKEYQLTVRVDPDEAGSIDIDHPGPYYADQEVMLTAVPNAGWSFSHWSGNASGDENPLEVTITGDTKVTAHFKRDSFEIFLPLIRR
- the upp gene encoding uracil phosphoribosyltransferase; translation: MHNVFPSTHPLVKHKLTKLRDQRTEPKKFRELVRELSALLIYEATADLTTHPVQVQTPLAAAQGEDLAEKIGLIPILRAGLGMVEGVWELMPSAEVWHIGMYRDERTLKPVAYYNKLPVHPTVGVCLILDPMLATGGSAVACVDILKNWGVSKIKYVGLIAAPEGIQRLQTAHPDVPIHVAAVDDHLDANGYIVPGLGDAGDRLFGT
- the tpiA gene encoding triose-phosphate isomerase, encoding MRKFFVAGNWKMNKTIAEAQALMEAMLPQLAGIDNVDIGVAPPYLALPAMVERCRGAGVKVGAQNLFWEASGAYTGEVAAPMVAEICEFVIVGHSERRKFFGETDETVNQRLKAALAAGLEVIVCVGETLEENEAGLTAAVVTRQLTEGLAGITEAQAAKITIAYEPVWAIGTGRAATPEDANRVHRDVIRPLLRQQFGDARAEQMRIQYGGSVTPDNAAELFAMSDIDGALVGGASLKAESFIAIVKAASLVAIIEQETKK
- a CDS encoding right-handed parallel beta-helix repeat-containing protein, with the protein product MKRKHSLFLCFVLLLLAFPASKPNVRAQGTHIFVSPEGAGTDCSQEAPCSAATGLGKADDGDTLYFEKGTYKGTTDPIFTLTKAVSLIGGWDGSTTIPYTINPRLYETIIDGENVRQLVQIDTSSPEVMQVSGITFKNGGAMDSIVIRGGAIWVKDGGILIDSCRFENNKASAYGGAIYVGSDDRFEVKNCQFIGNSVTHGGGAINITRLGASDVALIEDNEFKNNSADYGSAIEIGKSSVTFNANLIANNTASSAILVTSPAKVRITNNIIFWDILGNKNYSAIVDYYEAGEITEVINNTIVNAGRGITENYNPKMTLTNNIFYGCYESINVTGEHNLSGTNNLFYGNTINTFLLDNPITDQDPLFKNAAMQNYHLKEDSPAIDAGAVVALTDDFDGDERPLDGGYDIGADEFKEGFMIFLPLILR
- a CDS encoding NBR1-Ig-like domain-containing protein; protein product: MGETIPDGTNLQPGHHFEKTWTIKNDGSSTWEKSFKLVRTASTPVNESLGSPEHIPLAQEVKPGETIEIKVDLVAPQQDGQYTVYYELRDGAGLSVLNSQIWVTITVGNIPVSTSGEYGVSAQLLSAYMDHSEFKVDFCMQLPDERQWYPENVLLLVNHQQYAPVASRIDPIGATTANKCFSFSFPVSIASGSTYQLSIGKVELPPEVHQAENCARAQTILRAAYPGLDFNCAGPGFWYTHLVLPSDMTEEQADQLILDAMSSSIYGPWSLSGMTP
- a CDS encoding class I SAM-dependent methyltransferase, producing MQIINPSRFQALIEAACSATFSGWDFTWLSGRMLEDDPPWDYKALVLEHLEGVTSLLDMGTGGGEFLASLPALPPETHATESYPPNQVIGRSRLESLGVQVHLTTEGAPLPFTSRFFDRVINRHESYSPAEVYRLLKPGGVFITQQVGGLDNLEINQALEDCVSFPFTGWSLYGAATDLEDAGFTVERADSAALKTQFTDIGALVYYLKAVPWQVEGFSVERYQEQLIRLHNFIESRGAFVTTAHRFLIVARKEV